In Cololabis saira isolate AMF1-May2022 chromosome 1, fColSai1.1, whole genome shotgun sequence, the following proteins share a genomic window:
- the LOC133449846 gene encoding macrophage mannose receptor 1-like, with translation MQASIALLFFYRMEKIIFRLLIITSSCSFSAKHVFIKDKLPWLEARDYCREHHVDLSSIGTHLEEKVFMESVDLNKTGWLGLYWDSETSKWRWSGGADYMYQDMLNGYLKKNYHLVWSPNGLLGLIDYSLRGFFCLNLAVVPEEKTWEEALDHCRGAGNDLASLLSESESVLVQTQIQHSGVSGPVWTGLRFLGDRWMWVNGDPLEYEAWTRTGDQEDQEDQEDRCPLWRRCGALTPEGTWEDRDCGEKLRFICG, from the exons atgcaggcgtccattgccctccttt ttttttac aggatggagaaGATCATCTTCAGACTCCTCATCATCACAAGTTCATGCAGTTTTTCTGCAAAACATGTCTTCATCAAAGACAAACTCCCCTGGCTGGAGGCTCGTGACTACTGTCGGGAGCATCATGTGGACCTGTCTTCCATCGGCACTCACCTGGAGGAGAAGGTGTTCATGGAGTCTGTGGATCTGAACAAGACTGGATGGCTCGGTCTCTACTGGGACTCTGAAACGAGTAAATGGAGATGGTCAGGAGGAGCGGACTACATGTACCAGGACATGCTAAATGGTTATCTTAAGAAGAATTACCATCTTGTTTGGAGTCCCAATGGACTCTTAGGTTTGATCGACTACAGTCTGCGTGGCTTCTTCTGCCTGAACCTGGCGGTGGTGCCGGAGGAGAAGACCTGGGAGGAGGCTCTGGACCACTGCCGGGGGGCCGGCAACGACCTCGCCAGCCTGCTGTCCGAGAGCGAGAGCGTCCTGGTCCAGACCCAGATCCAGCACAGCGGGGTCAGCGGGCCGGTCTGGACGGGCCTGCGGTTCCTGGGGGACCGCTGGATGTGGGTGAACGGGGATCCGCTGGAGTACGAGGCCTGGACCAGAACCGGggaccaggaggaccaggaggaccaggaggaCCGGTGTCCGTTATGGAGACGCTGCGGAGCTTTGACCCCCGAGGGAACGTGGGAGGACCGAGACTGTGGAGAGAAACTCAGGTTCATCTGTGGCTGA